A stretch of the Kroppenstedtia eburnea genome encodes the following:
- a CDS encoding DMT family transporter: protein MKNAERLFSHRIGRVLTALTAMFLWGSAFPMIKWGYDSLQIASGDTGQQILFAGYRFFLAALMILVVFHLLNRRPRFQRETLLSLVWIGLFQTFLQYALFYIGLAYSTGIQGSVLAGTTSFFQILFARWMVPDEPITWRKILGLVIGFGGVVMVNLRQESMEFSLGWGALLLLVAMMSSAFGNLLARKGAARMDVAYLTGYQMLFGSLGLMLTGISLVGWHPFSFNPESGAILFYLAFLSAAGFVLWNNVMKYNPVGKVSMFLFAIPVFGVMLSSLILGETLHRFVLIGLALVAAGIWIVNREPGN from the coding sequence ATGAAAAATGCTGAGCGCTTATTTTCACACCGGATCGGAAGGGTGCTGACGGCGTTGACTGCCATGTTTTTGTGGGGCAGTGCCTTTCCTATGATCAAATGGGGCTATGATTCCCTTCAAATCGCCTCCGGGGACACCGGACAACAGATCCTGTTTGCCGGCTACCGTTTTTTCTTGGCCGCCCTGATGATTTTAGTGGTTTTTCATCTTCTTAACAGAAGACCGCGCTTTCAAAGAGAGACACTCCTCTCCCTGGTATGGATCGGTCTCTTTCAGACCTTTCTCCAATACGCCCTTTTCTACATCGGACTTGCATACAGTACAGGAATCCAAGGCTCCGTCCTCGCCGGTACCACCTCTTTTTTCCAGATCCTGTTTGCCCGTTGGATGGTTCCCGACGAACCGATCACCTGGCGCAAAATCCTGGGCTTGGTGATCGGCTTCGGCGGCGTCGTCATGGTCAATCTCCGCCAGGAAAGTATGGAGTTCTCCTTGGGATGGGGGGCTCTTCTCCTATTGGTGGCGATGATGTCCTCCGCTTTTGGGAACCTGCTCGCCCGTAAGGGGGCGGCCCGGATGGATGTCGCTTACCTGACGGGCTACCAGATGTTGTTCGGTTCCCTCGGTCTGATGCTGACTGGAATCTCTCTGGTCGGTTGGCACCCTTTCTCTTTCAATCCGGAGTCGGGGGCCATCTTATTTTACTTGGCATTTTTGTCCGCCGCGGGCTTTGTGTTGTGGAACAATGTGATGAAATACAATCCGGTGGGGAAAGTCTCCATGTTTCTCTTTGCCATACCTGTCTTTGGCGTGATGCTGTCCAGCCTGATCCTCGGTGAAACCCTTCATCGCTTCGTTCTGATTGGGTTGGCCTTGGTCGCCGCAGGCATCTGGATCGTCAACCGGGAGCCGGGAAATTGA